In Tepidanaerobacter syntrophicus, the following are encoded in one genomic region:
- the rsfS gene encoding ribosome silencing factor, producing the protein MTKNPKTCALKAASILRDKKGEDILIMDISSVAVFSDYFVVATGTSPVHVRALADEVEKKLGEAGYTVRGKEGYQEGAWVLMDYYDVIVHIFTRQEREYYTLERLWADAKIIDLPPDEIDTPKELKYNIENLI; encoded by the coding sequence ATGACAAAAAACCCTAAAACTTGCGCTCTTAAAGCGGCTAGTATTTTAAGGGATAAAAAAGGCGAAGATATTCTGATAATGGACATAAGTTCTGTTGCAGTATTTTCAGATTATTTTGTAGTAGCTACAGGCACATCTCCGGTGCATGTCAGAGCTTTAGCGGATGAAGTGGAGAAAAAGCTTGGAGAAGCGGGCTACACAGTAAGAGGAAAAGAGGGCTATCAAGAAGGCGCTTGGGTGCTGATGGACTATTATGACGTAATTGTGCATATTTTCACTCGTCAAGAACGAGAATATTATACGCTAGAACGCCTATGGGCCGATGCAAAAATTATCGATTTGCCGCCGGATGAGATTGACACTCCAAAAGAGTTGAAATATAATATAGAAAATTTAATATAA
- the yqeK gene encoding bis(5'-nucleosyl)-tetraphosphatase (symmetrical) YqeK produces MIISLDEMIKKLKVNLGEKRFLHSIGVMETAEKLALRYGANVNKAKIAGLLHDCARGMSEELQLKLAQDFGILLDDIEIREKVLIHGPLGAELAKRDYGIYDEQILHAIKIHTTGDENMDILDKVIFIADFIEPSRCFPDVEKLRRVAFQDLDDTMVKAFDSTIRYVLTKRSLLHPKTISGRNFILIKRESEFKQ; encoded by the coding sequence ATGATTATAAGTCTTGATGAGATGATAAAAAAGTTAAAGGTAAACTTGGGCGAAAAAAGATTTTTACACTCAATAGGTGTTATGGAAACCGCTGAAAAATTAGCGCTTCGTTATGGAGCAAATGTCAATAAAGCAAAAATTGCCGGTCTGCTTCACGATTGTGCACGAGGCATGAGCGAAGAGCTTCAGTTGAAACTAGCTCAGGATTTTGGTATACTTTTAGATGATATCGAAATTAGAGAAAAAGTTTTGATACACGGACCATTAGGCGCTGAGCTAGCAAAAAGAGACTATGGTATATATGATGAGCAAATTTTACATGCCATAAAGATCCATACTACCGGCGACGAAAATATGGACATTCTAGATAAAGTAATATTTATTGCGGATTTCATTGAACCGAGTCGATGTTTTCCTGATGTTGAAAAATTAAGACGAGTGGCTTTTCAAGATCTTGACGATACCATGGTAAAAGCCTTCGACTCTACAATCAGGTACGTTTTAACTAAAAGGAGCTTGCTGCATCCAAAGACAATTTCCGGTAGGAATTTTATTCTTATCAAAAGGGAGAGCGAATTTAAACAATGA
- the rplU gene encoding 50S ribosomal protein L21: protein MYAIIETGGKQYQVSEGDEIRVEKLPVEEGGIVEIDKVLAVSDDEGLKVGKPWIENAKVTAKVLRHGKGEKIIVLKYKAKKNYRKRQGHRQPFTEILIEKIEK, encoded by the coding sequence ATGTACGCAATTATTGAAACAGGCGGTAAACAGTATCAAGTTTCGGAAGGCGATGAAATTAGAGTAGAAAAACTTCCGGTAGAAGAAGGCGGGATTGTTGAAATAGACAAAGTATTAGCTGTTTCAGACGATGAAGGCCTGAAAGTCGGCAAACCCTGGATTGAAAACGCAAAGGTTACAGCTAAGGTTTTGCGCCATGGAAAGGGCGAAAAAATTATAGTGCTAAAGTACAAAGCTAAAAAGAACTACCGAAAAAGACAAGGTCACCGCCAGCCGTTTACTGAAATTTTAATCGAAAAAATAGAAAAATAA
- a CDS encoding ribosomal-processing cysteine protease Prp — MIKVKVHVDPFGGYRLIEISGHAGYDEYGKDIVCAAVSALAQTMALGLEKVVGIKAKIKKKDGYFLLKIPKDLSAEKADKVNIIMETFILGIEDISKSYPSNIQVDVIEEV, encoded by the coding sequence ATGATAAAGGTAAAAGTGCATGTCGATCCTTTTGGCGGCTATAGATTAATAGAAATATCCGGCCATGCGGGATACGATGAATATGGCAAAGATATAGTGTGCGCAGCGGTCTCGGCACTTGCGCAGACTATGGCCTTAGGCTTGGAAAAAGTGGTTGGTATCAAGGCAAAAATCAAAAAGAAAGATGGTTATTTTTTGCTGAAGATACCTAAAGACTTGTCGGCTGAAAAAGCTGATAAGGTGAACATTATTATGGAAACATTTATTTTAGGCATAGAAGATATTTCAAAGTCATATCCTTCAAATATACAGGTAGATGTTATAGAGGAGGTGTAA
- a CDS encoding Rne/Rng family ribonuclease, translated as MSKEILADVACNRTRVGLLEDGHLVEYYIETGDIEKSRGNIYKGRVANVLPGMQAAFVDIGFDKNAFLYVSDVNFHEDEFDSFKKSPIEAMLKKGQEILVQVTKEAVGTKGARVSTNISLPGRYTVLLPGINCVGVSRKIEDENERRRLRAAVEEVKPHEMGIIARTAAENKNEEEIRADVKYLEVIWSEIEKKQRNIEAPALIYKDMDLLSRVVRDMFTFEIDKFYINTQKGYEKVCKLSSAISSELKERIIFYKDSRDIFECFNATKEIEKALERRIWLKSGGYIIIDYTEALAAIDVNTGKFVGHTSLEDTIFQTNLEAAKEIVKQLRLRDIGGIIIIDFIDMQGTDHKAAVIDTLKNELKKDRTKTQVFGITNLGLVEMTRKKVCRSLYEVMEETCPKCHGKGRIQLNFVDR; from the coding sequence ATGTCTAAGGAGATCTTGGCGGATGTTGCCTGCAATCGAACCCGAGTTGGACTTTTAGAGGATGGACATCTTGTAGAGTATTATATAGAAACCGGTGACATAGAGAAAAGCCGTGGGAATATCTATAAGGGAAGAGTTGCAAATGTACTTCCGGGTATGCAAGCAGCCTTTGTTGATATTGGTTTTGATAAAAATGCATTTTTATATGTTTCGGATGTCAATTTTCACGAAGATGAATTTGATAGTTTTAAAAAAAGCCCGATAGAGGCAATGCTTAAAAAAGGGCAAGAAATCCTTGTACAAGTTACAAAAGAAGCTGTAGGGACAAAAGGAGCGCGAGTTTCTACTAATATTAGCTTACCTGGCAGATATACGGTTTTGTTGCCTGGAATAAACTGCGTAGGCGTATCTAGAAAAATAGAGGATGAAAATGAGCGTCGGCGTCTAAGAGCTGCAGTAGAAGAGGTAAAGCCACATGAAATGGGAATAATTGCAAGAACCGCGGCAGAAAATAAAAACGAAGAAGAAATAAGAGCAGATGTAAAATATCTGGAAGTAATATGGAGCGAAATAGAAAAAAAGCAAAGAAATATAGAAGCTCCCGCACTTATCTATAAAGATATGGATTTGCTTAGCCGAGTTGTCAGGGATATGTTTACCTTTGAAATAGACAAGTTCTATATTAATACACAAAAGGGATATGAAAAAGTTTGCAAGCTGTCATCTGCGATATCTTCAGAGCTAAAGGAGCGCATAATCTTTTACAAAGATTCTAGAGACATTTTTGAATGCTTCAATGCAACCAAAGAGATTGAAAAAGCTCTAGAAAGAAGAATCTGGTTAAAGTCTGGCGGATATATTATTATAGATTATACTGAAGCATTAGCTGCCATTGATGTAAATACCGGAAAATTCGTAGGCCATACGAGTTTAGAGGACACTATATTTCAAACTAATTTAGAAGCAGCTAAGGAAATCGTGAAGCAATTAAGATTGAGAGATATAGGCGGAATAATAATTATAGATTTTATTGACATGCAAGGCACCGATCATAAGGCAGCTGTTATAGATACCTTAAAAAATGAACTAAAAAAGGATAGAACAAAAACACAAGTTTTCGGAATTACAAATCTTGGGTTAGTTGAGATGACCAGAAAAAAAGTATGCAGGAGTTTGTACGAAGTTATGGAAGAAACTTGCCCTAAATGTCATGGTAAAGGTAGAATACAATTAAATTTCGTTGACAGATAA
- a CDS encoding LCP family protein produces MKRPLKIAVAILLFIVFSLGSGFYYTVRTMNMAAEQNEDSVISNTDEFVKGGRRNILLLGMDAGTIGAKEENNRHRSDTIIVVSLDTQNKTVKVLSIPRDTRVKLGKYGIQKINAATALGGADLAVKTVKDFLGVPIHNYVVVKLSSFKNIVDALGGVEVDVKERMKYSDPAGGLYIDLYPGLQTLDGDKAEQFIRYRGYADADLGRIKAQQQFMEALIDKILKPSTLLKLPKIIDIVQENVETDIQPMEMMSLANFARQMKRENIKMYTVPGEGKNISGISYFIPFQNELDKVIDEVFYDDGSVKVAVLNGSGTSGVASKIASRLESQGFKVVSIGNADSFDYGTTTIVYPQDKKDEAEKVAKVLPKALLEEKSDSNISLPTVIVGKDMIDE; encoded by the coding sequence ATGAAAAGGCCTTTAAAAATAGCCGTAGCTATATTACTATTTATAGTTTTTTCCCTTGGCAGCGGATTTTACTACACGGTAAGAACGATGAATATGGCGGCTGAGCAGAATGAAGATTCTGTCATATCAAATACCGATGAATTTGTTAAGGGTGGACGCCGAAATATCTTGTTGCTGGGCATGGATGCAGGAACTATAGGGGCAAAAGAAGAAAATAACCGACATCGCTCAGATACGATTATTGTCGTAAGCTTGGATACCCAAAATAAAACCGTCAAAGTACTTTCCATTCCAAGAGATACAAGAGTAAAGCTTGGGAAATACGGCATTCAGAAGATAAACGCCGCAACAGCTTTAGGAGGAGCGGATTTAGCAGTTAAAACTGTAAAAGATTTTCTAGGTGTTCCGATTCACAATTATGTTGTTGTAAAGCTCTCCAGTTTTAAAAATATTGTGGATGCCTTAGGCGGTGTAGAAGTTGATGTTAAAGAACGTATGAAATACAGCGATCCTGCAGGGGGACTGTATATTGACTTATATCCGGGACTACAGACTCTTGACGGCGATAAAGCTGAACAGTTCATAAGATACAGAGGATATGCAGATGCTGATCTTGGACGAATAAAAGCACAGCAGCAATTCATGGAAGCACTTATAGATAAAATTTTAAAACCTTCAACGCTTTTAAAACTACCTAAAATAATTGATATTGTCCAAGAAAATGTAGAAACAGATATTCAGCCTATGGAAATGATGAGTCTTGCTAATTTTGCAAGGCAGATGAAGCGTGAAAACATTAAAATGTATACCGTGCCGGGTGAAGGAAAAAATATTTCAGGTATCAGTTATTTCATACCTTTTCAAAATGAACTTGACAAAGTAATAGATGAAGTTTTTTATGATGATGGCAGCGTCAAAGTAGCAGTCCTAAACGGCAGCGGTACAAGCGGCGTTGCATCGAAAATTGCCAGCAGACTCGAATCTCAAGGTTTTAAAGTTGTCAGTATAGGTAATGCAGACAGCTTCGATTATGGTACTACTACCATAGTATATCCTCAAGATAAAAAAGATGAGGCCGAAAAAGTTGCAAAAGTTCTTCCGAAGGCCTTACTCGAAGAAAAAAGCGATTCAAATATTTCTCTTCCTACGGTAATTGTGGGAAAAGATATGATAGATGAATAA
- a CDS encoding TIGR03936 family radical SAM-associated protein: MKIRLKFEKGRSVMFISHLDVIRVFERAFRRANLPISYTKGFNPRPKMTFTPALPVGTTSCSEYMDCEFDEEILPRDVMIRLNNVLPIGIKILEAEVADNKLPLSSLNAASYVVSIEDGSNNEAKLRNAIKEVENSKEIFIEKQSKSGAKQVNIIPLIYSIEVLESNSEGIKILMKLSIGQEGSISPSVIISVLERIAGFEFEINYIFRREIYYFDGNKKIFPI, from the coding sequence GTGAAAATAAGATTGAAATTTGAAAAGGGCCGTTCGGTAATGTTTATTTCTCATTTGGATGTAATAAGGGTTTTTGAGAGGGCCTTTAGGCGTGCTAATCTTCCCATATCATACACCAAAGGCTTTAATCCAAGGCCCAAAATGACCTTTACTCCAGCTCTGCCAGTGGGCACTACCAGCTGCAGCGAATATATGGACTGTGAATTTGACGAGGAGATTTTACCAAGAGATGTTATGATTCGCCTAAATAATGTTTTACCCATCGGAATAAAAATCCTCGAGGCTGAAGTTGCCGATAACAAGCTGCCGCTTTCTTCTCTAAATGCTGCATCTTATGTAGTAAGCATCGAGGACGGAAGTAATAATGAAGCTAAATTAAGAAACGCAATTAAAGAAGTTGAAAACAGTAAAGAAATATTTATTGAAAAACAGTCAAAATCCGGTGCAAAGCAAGTGAACATCATTCCCTTGATATATAGCATTGAAGTTCTTGAAAGCAACAGTGAAGGAATAAAAATTCTTATGAAGCTCTCGATTGGCCAAGAGGGCAGCATTTCCCCTTCAGTAATAATATCTGTGCTAGAAAGGATTGCAGGCTTCGAATTTGAAATAAATTATATCTTTCGCAGAGAAATTTATTATTTTGATGGAAATAAAAAAATCTTTCCTATTTGA
- the obgE gene encoding GTPase ObgE — MFIDTAKIYVKAGDGGNGVVAFRREKYVPRGGPSGGDGGRGGDVILKVDANMSTLMDFKYKIHYKAERGEHGQGSNKFGRDAEDLVIYVPPGTIVKDAETGEVIADLVENGESFVIAKGGRGGRGNAKFASSVHRAPDFAEKGEPGEERWIILELKLIADVGLIGFPNAGKSTLLSRMTAARPKIANYPFTTLAPNLGVASFGQSSEGSFVIADIPGLIEGAHEGQGLGYEFLKHVERTRLLVHVIDMSGFERDPLEGFYAINQELASYSEELAKKPQIVAANKMDLEESRINYEKVKPLLEKEGYNVIPVSGATGQGIRELVQVIAKTLSSIEKPEAVKEVESIKYTLEDEKPFSIEKGGHVFYIRGKAVERLVAMTDLENESAVKRLQRAFKKMGIDDALKAEGIQPGDTVKIGNSEFYYVE; from the coding sequence ATGTTCATAGATACCGCAAAAATTTACGTAAAGGCAGGCGACGGCGGCAACGGCGTTGTAGCCTTTAGAAGAGAAAAATATGTTCCTCGCGGCGGACCTAGCGGCGGCGATGGCGGGCGCGGCGGTGACGTGATTTTAAAAGTCGATGCAAATATGTCCACATTAATGGATTTTAAATACAAGATTCATTACAAAGCCGAAAGAGGAGAACATGGTCAAGGTTCTAACAAATTCGGCCGCGATGCTGAGGATCTTGTTATATATGTGCCGCCGGGCACCATCGTAAAAGATGCTGAAACAGGTGAAGTAATTGCAGATTTGGTGGAAAATGGAGAAAGCTTTGTTATAGCTAAAGGAGGCCGTGGCGGACGAGGGAATGCAAAGTTTGCATCTTCCGTTCATAGAGCTCCTGATTTTGCGGAAAAAGGCGAACCGGGAGAGGAACGTTGGATTATACTGGAATTAAAACTCATAGCAGACGTGGGCTTAATAGGATTTCCTAATGCAGGAAAATCTACATTGCTTTCGCGAATGACCGCTGCAAGGCCTAAAATTGCTAATTATCCCTTTACGACCCTTGCTCCAAATCTTGGAGTAGCAAGCTTTGGCCAAAGTTCAGAGGGCAGTTTTGTGATAGCCGATATACCGGGTCTTATAGAAGGAGCTCATGAAGGGCAAGGCTTAGGTTATGAGTTTTTAAAGCATGTTGAAAGAACCCGACTACTTGTTCATGTTATCGATATGTCCGGATTTGAAAGAGATCCGTTGGAAGGATTTTATGCAATTAACCAAGAGCTTGCAAGCTATAGCGAAGAACTTGCTAAAAAACCCCAAATTGTTGCTGCGAATAAAATGGATTTAGAAGAATCCAGGATTAATTACGAAAAAGTGAAGCCTTTATTAGAAAAAGAAGGATATAATGTAATACCTGTATCAGGAGCAACGGGACAAGGAATAAGAGAGCTTGTTCAGGTTATCGCTAAGACCCTTTCAAGCATAGAGAAACCGGAAGCAGTTAAAGAAGTAGAATCTATAAAATATACACTAGAAGATGAAAAGCCTTTTTCTATTGAAAAGGGCGGCCATGTATTTTATATTCGCGGAAAAGCCGTTGAAAGACTTGTAGCAATGACTGATCTTGAAAACGAATCTGCCGTTAAGCGCCTGCAGAGAGCCTTTAAAAAAATGGGAATTGATGATGCACTAAAAGCAGAAGGAATTCAGCCAGGAGACACAGTAAAGATAGGCAATTCAGAGTTTTATTATGTAGAATAA
- the nadD gene encoding nicotinate-nucleotide adenylyltransferase translates to MPKNQKIGIMGGTFDPIHYGHLVTAETARTNFKLDKVIFTPAGRPPHKKDYAVTPPEDRYLMTMLAVNNNPFFEISRIEIDRPGPTYTVDTLEQFYNELGSDVKLFFISGADAVFDILTWKDVDKVLSYCTFIAATRPGYPIDQLHQKLIQIKEMYGYEVVPMKVTSLDISSTEIRRRMKEGLSIKYLLPDSVETYIKKSGLYQ, encoded by the coding sequence TTGCCAAAGAACCAAAAGATTGGCATAATGGGAGGAACTTTTGATCCCATTCACTATGGCCATCTTGTAACCGCTGAAACTGCAAGAACCAATTTCAAATTAGATAAAGTTATATTTACACCTGCCGGTCGGCCGCCGCATAAAAAAGATTATGCAGTTACGCCTCCTGAAGATAGGTATCTCATGACAATGCTTGCTGTAAATAATAATCCATTTTTTGAAATTTCAAGGATAGAGATTGACAGACCCGGTCCGACTTACACCGTGGATACGTTAGAGCAGTTCTATAATGAACTCGGCTCTGACGTAAAACTTTTTTTTATAAGCGGAGCAGATGCGGTTTTCGATATACTCACATGGAAAGATGTTGATAAAGTTTTAAGTTATTGTACTTTCATAGCTGCAACCCGGCCGGGATATCCTATAGACCAATTGCACCAAAAGCTTATTCAAATAAAAGAAATGTACGGTTATGAGGTAGTTCCGATGAAAGTTACAAGCCTTGATATCTCCTCTACTGAAATCAGGCGAAGGATGAAGGAAGGCTTATCCATTAAATATTTACTGCCTGATAGCGTAGAAACATATATAAAGAAAAGTGGCCTTTACCAATGA
- the rpmA gene encoding 50S ribosomal protein L27, giving the protein MNLQLFAHKKGGSSSKNGRDSQSKRLGVKRFDGQFVNAGSILVRQRGTRIYPGQNVGIGTDHTLFAKTSGVVKFENKGKDKKLVSVYSAN; this is encoded by the coding sequence ATGAATTTACAGCTTTTTGCTCACAAAAAAGGCGGTAGCAGTTCCAAAAACGGACGTGACAGCCAGTCAAAACGTTTGGGCGTTAAAAGATTCGACGGACAATTTGTAAATGCCGGAAGCATATTAGTTCGCCAGAGAGGCACTAGGATTTATCCCGGACAAAATGTAGGTATCGGAACCGATCATACGCTTTTTGCAAAAACTAGCGGTGTTGTTAAGTTTGAAAATAAAGGGAAAGATAAGAAGCTTGTTAGCGTATACTCAGCGAACTAA
- a CDS encoding TIGR03960 family B12-binding radical SAM protein — protein sequence MTLDRLLEKILPKVSKPARYTGNEYNSILKRKEDIDVHVALAFPDIYEVGMSHLGIKILYHLLNEDSTIYAERVFAPWVDFEKLMREYDIPLFSLETKTPIKDFDFLGFTLQYEMSYTNIINMLELARIPIFSSERCDKDPLVIAGGPCAYNPEPLGDIIDFFVIGEAEEAIVEIMDLYKIFKANGRPRRDFLTEVAKIKGLYVPSLYNVTYNENGTLRSILPKSNEFPAKIEKRLIANLNEAYYPTDFIVPYINIVHDRAPLEIFRGCSHGCRFCQAGMIYRPVREKSADILEKMAKDIIASTGYGELSLTSLSTSDYSQLKQLTESLTEKFRESKVGLSLPSLRIDAFSLELAKKVQEIRKSGLTFAPEAGTQRLRDIINKGVTEDDLLKSAHDAFLSGWNTVKLYFMIGLPGETLEDIKGIAELANKVVDVYRKIHGNTKGLRVNVSTSTFVPKPFTPFQWHPQITLEEIDERQRLLKSLFRKNKNISYNWHEGKLSFLEAVFSRGDRKLGKVLKAAHDNGCKFDGWNDIFSFEKWVSAFNESGIDPNFYAYRYREKDEIFPWDIIDIGINKRFLQKELEKSEKGETTPDCRIRCSGCGVNRLEAGDYCENKIEI from the coding sequence TTGACTTTAGATAGACTATTGGAAAAGATTTTGCCTAAAGTTTCAAAACCTGCAAGATATACCGGAAATGAATACAATAGCATATTAAAACGTAAAGAGGATATAGATGTCCACGTTGCGCTGGCATTTCCTGATATATATGAAGTTGGTATGTCTCATTTAGGCATTAAGATTTTATATCACTTGTTAAACGAAGACTCGACTATTTATGCAGAAAGAGTTTTTGCGCCATGGGTTGATTTTGAAAAATTGATGCGAGAATATGATATACCGCTCTTTAGCCTTGAAACTAAAACTCCTATTAAAGATTTTGATTTTCTTGGCTTTACTCTTCAATACGAAATGAGTTATACAAACATAATAAACATGTTAGAACTTGCAAGAATCCCTATATTCTCAAGCGAGCGGTGCGATAAAGATCCTCTAGTAATTGCAGGCGGGCCCTGTGCATATAATCCGGAGCCTCTAGGCGATATTATAGACTTTTTTGTAATAGGCGAAGCTGAAGAAGCTATAGTGGAAATTATGGATTTGTACAAGATATTTAAAGCAAACGGCAGGCCAAGAAGAGACTTTTTAACAGAAGTAGCTAAAATCAAAGGTTTATACGTTCCTTCGTTGTATAACGTGACATACAATGAAAACGGGACGCTTCGAAGCATTTTGCCAAAATCTAATGAGTTTCCGGCCAAAATAGAAAAGCGGCTTATCGCAAACCTCAATGAAGCCTACTATCCGACGGATTTTATAGTTCCATATATTAATATTGTCCATGATAGAGCTCCTCTTGAAATTTTTCGCGGGTGTTCCCATGGATGCCGCTTTTGCCAGGCTGGCATGATTTATAGACCTGTAAGAGAAAAATCTGCCGATATTTTAGAAAAAATGGCCAAAGATATTATAGCCTCCACCGGCTATGGAGAACTTTCCCTTACATCCCTTAGCACCAGTGATTATTCGCAGCTTAAACAGCTGACTGAATCTTTAACCGAAAAATTTCGTGAAAGTAAAGTGGGATTGTCACTGCCATCTCTTAGAATTGATGCATTCTCTTTAGAACTTGCTAAAAAAGTGCAGGAAATTAGGAAATCAGGCCTTACTTTTGCGCCTGAAGCCGGCACTCAAAGACTTCGAGACATTATAAATAAGGGCGTTACGGAAGATGATCTTCTAAAATCGGCTCATGACGCTTTTTTATCAGGGTGGAATACAGTTAAACTATACTTTATGATAGGACTTCCAGGGGAGACTTTAGAAGATATAAAAGGAATAGCGGAGCTTGCCAACAAAGTTGTTGATGTCTATAGAAAAATACACGGAAATACAAAAGGACTCAGAGTAAATGTAAGCACATCAACTTTTGTACCAAAACCTTTTACGCCCTTTCAGTGGCATCCTCAAATAACGCTTGAAGAAATTGACGAGCGGCAAAGATTATTAAAGAGTTTGTTTAGAAAGAACAAAAATATATCCTACAATTGGCATGAAGGGAAACTAAGTTTTTTAGAAGCTGTTTTTTCAAGAGGTGATCGAAAACTAGGCAAGGTTCTAAAAGCCGCTCACGACAATGGGTGCAAGTTTGACGGTTGGAATGACATATTTTCTTTTGAAAAATGGGTTTCAGCATTTAATGAATCAGGCATAGATCCTAACTTTTATGCATATCGTTACAGAGAGAAAGATGAGATATTTCCGTGGGATATAATAGATATAGGCATTAATAAAAGATTTTTGCAAAAAGAACTTGAGAAATCAGAAAAAGGCGAAACGACTCCTGATTGTAGAATTCGTTGTAGTGGCTGCGGCGTAAACAGGCTTGAGGCAGGTGATTACTGTGAAAATAAGATTGAAATTTGA